Proteins found in one Acidobacteriota bacterium genomic segment:
- a CDS encoding chain length determinant family protein — protein METTQIHHDPLLDEPNTSSMVEPRPRRVQLQEDEIDLLDLLIVLAKRKRLILGVMVCSAVLAAIVSLLLPNRYTATTKILPPQQSQSASTMLLNQLAGGGMGPLAAIAGSSLGIKNPSDIYIGILKSRTIQDALLSQFELMHAYRDKRASDARKDLAGYSDIVSEKEGLISISVEDKDPKRAAAMANAYVNELRKVTQHLAISEASQRRLFFEQQVQQAKEDLSNAEVALKETQQKTGMFQLDSQAKAVIEAIGNLRAQVAAKEVQLQAMRSFATEQNPQRILVQEQVVGLREQLRKLEGQQGGEGDPIVGTGKIPGAGLEFVRKYRDVKYYETIFELLAKQYEAAKIDESREAAVIQVLDQATEPDRKSSPKRLLIIALCAICGLMIGCVSSLVAEAFSRIQLDPDRATQLSRLQSLLKWNRKGLTVGRV, from the coding sequence ATGGAAACCACGCAAATCCATCACGACCCTTTGCTCGACGAGCCGAACACGTCGAGCATGGTCGAGCCGCGCCCCAGGCGAGTGCAGCTACAGGAGGATGAGATCGATCTTCTCGATCTGCTCATCGTCCTCGCGAAGCGCAAGCGCCTCATCCTGGGAGTGATGGTGTGCAGCGCCGTCCTCGCGGCTATCGTCTCCCTGCTGCTGCCGAACCGTTACACGGCGACCACGAAGATCTTGCCGCCACAGCAGTCGCAATCTGCGTCGACCATGTTGCTCAATCAGCTCGCCGGCGGAGGCATGGGACCACTGGCCGCGATCGCCGGCAGCAGCCTCGGGATCAAGAATCCCAGCGACATCTACATCGGCATCCTCAAGAGCCGCACTATACAGGACGCGCTGCTTTCCCAATTCGAGCTCATGCATGCCTATCGCGACAAACGTGCGTCGGACGCGCGCAAGGATCTCGCCGGCTACAGCGACATCGTCTCCGAGAAAGAAGGACTGATCAGCATCTCGGTCGAGGACAAAGATCCCAAGCGCGCCGCCGCTATGGCCAACGCCTACGTCAACGAGCTTCGCAAAGTCACACAGCACCTCGCCATCAGTGAAGCCTCACAACGCCGCCTCTTCTTCGAGCAGCAGGTGCAGCAGGCCAAGGAAGACCTCAGCAACGCCGAAGTCGCGCTCAAAGAAACGCAGCAGAAGACGGGCATGTTCCAGCTCGATAGCCAGGCCAAGGCCGTCATCGAGGCCATCGGGAACCTGCGCGCCCAGGTCGCCGCCAAGGAAGTCCAACTCCAGGCCATGCGCTCGTTCGCCACCGAGCAAAACCCGCAGCGCATCCTGGTGCAGGAGCAGGTAGTCGGCCTCCGCGAACAACTGCGCAAACTCGAAGGACAACAAGGTGGAGAAGGCGACCCGATAGTGGGCACTGGCAAAATCCCAGGCGCCGGTCTCGAGTTCGTCCGCAAATACCGCGACGTGAAGTACTACGAAACCATCTTCGAACTGCTGGCCAAGCAGTACGAAGCCGCCAAGATCGACGAATCGCGCGAAGCCGCAGTGATTCAAGTACTGGATCAAGCGACCGAGCCGGATAGGAAGTCGAGCCCGAAGCGCCTGCTCATCATCGCTCTCTGCGCGATCTGCGGATTGATGATCGGCTGCGTATCCTCGCTCGTAGCCGAGGCGTTCAGCCGCATTCAACTCGATCCCGATCGCGCGACCCAGCTCTCCCGACTTCAGTCGCTGCTGAAATGGAACCGCAAGGGGCTAACGGTTGGCAGAGTCTAG